The Erigeron canadensis isolate Cc75 chromosome 1, C_canadensis_v1, whole genome shotgun sequence genome segment TTTGAGCTCGTAAATTGATGCTTTGAGGTCATTTTCACGCTCATTCAAAGTGATCTCTAGCTTCTTTTTTTCAGTTTGTACCTTTTTCAAAGTCTCTTCAACTTCAGATGTTTGATTTTGTACAGTTCTTCTTGGATGACTATCAGGTGATGCTACAAGTTTTTCCATTTCAAGAAAATCATCCATCAGTTTAATATCCTGTGAAGGGGTCTTTCGGTTACTTTCAGACTCATTCACTTCCTTATAATCATCGCTCGATTGGCTATCAGCAAGTGATCTTAGATCATTAGTAGCTAGTGCTTTTCTAAGGGCGGCATTTAGCTTACGACACTCGGTTTCAAGTTTAGCTACTTTCTTTACGCTTTCTAGATGAAGCTTACTAGCCTGTTCTGCAGCTTGGTTGCTCAACTCTCTCTCAATATATCTTATTTCAAGCTCTTCAGCCATTGAAGCAAGCTCAAGCTTTAGAGCCGAGTTTTCTTTCTCTGCCATTCCATTGGTAGTCAAAGTAGATTCCTTTTTTTTAGCAGATTGAAGTTGTGAATGGAGGTCAGAGATCTGATTTTCAAGTTTGGTTTTTGTTATCTGCCATTCGGATGCTTTCTTTTCAATAACTTCCTCCACTATCTGCTCTTTGTCTTCTCTTGTTTGCCGTAGCTGTCTTAAACATTCTTTTAGGGCTCCATCAAGTTGACAAACTCGATCTTCAAGGGTCGAGTTCCGAAGTGTTAAAACCTCAATTTGCTTCCTCAAAGCTAAGACCTCGGCCTCGGCTTTCTCCCATCCTAAGATTGGAGAATAaggtaagatgatgacatggaCTGGTAGTTATGCATACACATTTACCTAGAATTGGCCAATCTGGGTTATATATCTTAACTCTAACGAGTCAAACGGGCAAACAAAATAGTAACAAAAAAGGACTAATGGGTTGAAAGTATCCCATGGTGTATCCAATTATTCACAACCTCTATCATCccaaataaatatagattatcTATGTAACATACCTTCACCTATTTTCCATCTTatacaaattattttaataGCTTTGTATTTAACATAGTTGATGCATTCTGGTGCCACCTCTATTTACATAGATAAGATTACTCAAGCCGACTTTTAAGTTAACTAGGGTTATCAGTTCATCTTAAAGAGTTAAAGGAAAGAAAGACACATAATCACGTTTGAGCCTTTGAGGTTAGAAAAACtaactttcaactttttttaaaactttttaacaGCATTTGATAACTACCCGGTATCCAATAACATATAAAGAAAATGTGAAGCAGATTCTGAAGTTCATTTGGCTTCTTAATTAGGTATCAGCCCTGTGCAGAAGAGAGGTACCGTTTGACTTTTGAGCTATACAGAACCAACTTCAGACTACAATTCGAACTTAGTTATTCAACTTATGGGAAAAATCAGGTGCCCTCGAAATATACAAAAACTGGAAATCTTATAATGATGGGATGAGTATCTAttacattttgattttaaagTTCATAATTACGTCATTGCCCTCAGTGGTCAAATGTGCTTTCAGAATGCATAAAATAGCTAGGAACATTATATACCTTCAACCGCTTCCTCTGCTACTTTGGAATGCTGTTTCACCATGTCTTCCTTAATACTTATATTCATAAGAGCTGCTGATAATTTCTCAGATAGAGCCTTGACGCCACCATCAAGTTCTTCTGGTGATAATTCAGCCTTTGATGAGACTTCAGGTGATAGAGAAATTTGATTCGAAAATACCTTTAACGAATTATATGAGAAGTATAAATAAGACTCCAACGCCCACAATAATGACAAAATAAccaataaaaaagatataaaaaaaagccACCACTAAGCCTAATGCTGAAACCTAAAATCACTGATCATAAATTCATGCTAAAAGATGCATTTCACATGGTATGAGCACAACATAGTTGTACCAAGGGGGAAACAGTCAAATcagattcttttttatttaactgaAATGCAAGACCAATGGATAGAAAGTGGGCAAAGTATGCTATGCCAGACACTTATCTTATTCAATAATCCATAGGTATTTAAACTTCTTAGGAACAAGGTCAAACCTACAAGTGTTAGATACTTTTAATGTCTCATACATTTTAGTATACGGGTATTTAatttgtcatttgatatatgCAGTCATAATGTATCATCCAAATAAGAGTTAAAAGTGGTCTTTGATCTCGAGATAGATGAAGTAGCTATCTACCTTCGATCTATCTCACCATCAATATTAAGTACGTTGTCTAAGAATAACGAAAGCCGGCAGTATCCTATTTGTATTTCTAAGAATTAATACACTTTCAAATGTCAAACACTAACCTACTACTTCGCCAAATTCTAAACCGATTTGAAATTACAAACAAACTTCACATCCTTAAGTGGATTCAATGATATCTCATACCTTTCATACATTGCTATGTAATTACCATTACTTCAAGTAAACGTTCTAGTAGTTTCTGATTTCAGAGTTATTTGTTCAATCTCTAAAGCATAATTTTCGATCCACATTGATATACAATAAACACAAATACCTTACAACCACATTTTTCATGAGTCATGACATGATAATAAGAAGATCAACGATGTAAAAATACCTGATCATCATAAAACCTCTCAGAATGAGAAGAAATGGACCCTCCAGAGCTTTCTGTTTCTCCCGGACTTTTCTCCGACGACTTCCTCCGCCATAACCAACTCCGGTGATCCATCTTTCccgacaacaaatggaaaaccaACAGCTAATACACCCACACACTCAcacttcatcaacaaattcacCAATCTTGatcattcaaatccaaaactTGAGCACATACCATTGCATTACAATGAATACCCACAATGCAAAACCTCTTAAAATCAGATTCCCAAtattaaaaatgtaaactttATTCACATACACAAAACCAAGAAACAGTAAAAGTAGGGTTTGTAAATTGACAAAATGGCCACAATCcttataactttataaaatactaaatagttattaaaccaaaaaacaaaacttaaaagACAAAAAACCCCACAaccaaaaaataacaaaaattgaaataaaagcaagaaaaatatttggtttttataacacaacagaaaaGGGGTtgttcaagttttgatctttaagCTTAGCTTAGAATACACTTGTTGTATTCATATGTAAAATGCTTCAAAATACACAGTTAAAAAAAGCTGATCTATCAATAActaagatttttataaatatctctagtatatacatatgcacatatgtgtgtatatatttgaaAGGAGAAAGATTTACCAAAAGAGGGTGATGAGGTTAGTTTAGAACAGGTGTGTATGTGTTGGGTAGTAGTTTGCTTGGAACCCACAACTTTGAcaaatattgaaaaataataataataataataatatatgaagaaaataaattgagTTGGAATTATTCTGAGAGAAGAAGATGTGATTGCACGCCTTGTTGTGGGGTGGGAAAGAGGGAGTGAGCACATGCCATTGCAGATGCTAAAATTGACAGTGTGATGAAACAAAGCTGACTGACACCACACCCCCCATTATTTCACCTTTTTCCCAttcatgttttatttagtttcttttttctttttatttgtttttataatattaCATACATGTattatgtgtgtatataatgttcaaaaaacataaaatttatgtgtttgtatatatacatgtatacataCTATGTTGGTGTCTGTACAATTTAACGGCGGTGAAGGCGGCAGTGACGGtctggttattaatgtaaaaataatttcattgcgGCTAGAGATATGATGAATGTTTGCGATAAGATGTGGAAGGGTGGAAAAGTTAGACGCATTATGAGTTAAggtttttgctatgtgttttCGTGTGAGGGATAAATAGAGATTGTATTTTTTAAGGACATTTAGTCATAgtctataaaatgaaaataatgatatattaaGATGTATGataaattagacatatcaagTTCTTAAATTTAAGGGAGGAGGTTCAGTTCTTTTAtaatggagtatagatatatataaatataaatgtaatactCCGTATTGTTTTAACCGCCAATGTGTGGTTAGCCATTTGACATAGACTTTTTACCTCTTGAAGTaaaagttaaagtttaattcttGGCACCGAAAGTTTAATCATCGAGAAAAATATCAATGTTATTCTAGTACTCCCATGATGGTCTTGGACCCGGGGAAATCCGGGTTCAAATCCTGAGAGACAaggtttagttttatttattgtcGTGTCATTTGACGAATTAATAGAAAGCTTTCCTCCCTATGTGGTTTTCAGAAAATTAGAATAGCATCCTGCCCGAAAGACGTAAGGCTGATAAGTGGGACGAACATACTTTAACCattcaaacattaaaaaataataattttaattgtaTTCAGTATAATTATtagtgtaataataatatataatatttgctgggaaaaaagttatatataattttagccGATGATTACTTGTAAGGTTCAACGGTATTTCATGTGACTTGTGTATCACTTGATTTTCTTCTCACACGAAGTTGCTAACTTTCAAGATTTTGGTATCTTTTAGATGATACTTGTCTGGGAtgttgattaatatatatatatatatatatatatatatatatatataaactttcagtAAATGTTCAAAAGATTGTGTCTAATATATAAAGAGTGGTGGCGACGTTTAATTTGCAGTTGGAAATATATAAAGTGTACATTTTGGAAAGAGTGATCGACACAAATCATCCTAGTGGTTTGTCCAAACAGTCAGGTTTCATCCTTTAACTTTCGAAACCTCGGAGACAATCCTTTATAGGCAGATAATattcacgtttcatccttttcGATAACAGACATTATCTCGAGTCCGTTAAGCCCCTCACGTGTAAATCAAGTGAGGGTATTAAGGTCATTTTCATTGTTAAAGGACCAAAGttgattgttttctttttccacCCCACCTgcaaaactaaatatatttaaataagtaTAGATACATAAATATCATCGATTTATATCACTTTCTCCATTTTTTTGGTAAGAAGAAATCAAACACAAAAATTGTATTTACAAGTTTCTTAAAAAAACTATAATCTATCAATTTGTATCTATATTCATAACATGCCCTTCGTTTCTTACATcccattttctttataaaaataaccAATTTATTAAAAGTATGGAGCTAGTTTGTCCAACCCCTTGTATCCTTATCTCAGACCTAAACCCTCTTGTATATCCAACTCCCTTTCATACCTTTAATCTTTCTACATATatcaatatacatacatatttataaagCAAAGCATATATAGATCTGAATATATCTAAATCGGAAGTTGACCACCAAGACCCGAATAACCCACCTCCGTCACTTTTCATCGCAGGAAAaagccaccgccaccaccgtaGTTTGTTGCATGACAGAAAAAGCCATCAGGCCGGAaaaaaaccaccaccaccacaacgaTATGTTACACCACCGAGATCCGTTGCCCCTCTTCAGAGATGATATTGTTTA includes the following:
- the LOC122582616 gene encoding filament-like plant protein 3, coding for MDHRSWLWRRKSSEKSPGETESSGGSISSHSERFYDDQVFSNQISLSPEVSSKAELSPEELDGGVKALSEKLSAALMNISIKEDMVKQHSKVAEEAVEGWEKAEAEVLALRKQIEVLTLRNSTLEDRVCQLDGALKECLRQLRQTREDKEQIVEEVIEKKASEWQITKTKLENQISDLHSQLQSAKKKESTLTTNGMAEKENSALKLELASMAEELEIRYIERELSNQAAEQASKLHLESVKKVAKLETECRKLNAALRKALATNDLRSLADSQSSDDYKEVNESESNRKTPSQDIKLMDDFLEMEKLVASPDSHPRRTVQNQTSEVEETLKKVQTEKKKLEITLNERENDLKASIYELKTFRNKLKDAETKLVKIEALLTEACDARENTEKELKLTKALVDTLQERVKKSEMELVESRSQLDLECRERKEVESRFEDAYAQKIEAESRLKTLEAEFESLIPKVGLLETEVEKERALSGKMGVKCRQLEGELESLILKVDSLETEVEKERFLSKKLGVKSRELEGEILRLQSENQYPKSVILNAELRIKQDTELALAGNKFADCQKTIASLSHQLKTLATLEDFLIDTTEFSKRI